In Kryptolebias marmoratus isolate JLee-2015 linkage group LG20, ASM164957v2, whole genome shotgun sequence, a genomic segment contains:
- the gigyf2 gene encoding GRB10-interacting GYF protein 2 isoform X3: protein MAETQTLNFGPEWLRALSGGGGGGGSGGGGSGSGLGGVSGSSSLIASPPLSPALPKYKLADYRYGREEMLALYVKDNKIPIDLHDKEFLSILQEEPLPPLALVSFTEEEQRNFSMSVNSAAVLRLTGRGGGPIAGAPRGRSTSRGRGRGRGDGGFYQRSFDDVEGFGRGVREMHRSQSWEERGERRFEKPGRKDPEAAPGHFPMNHIRGAYEDGGAGLPRKHDFTRSESENWRTSRDDQNGEDDEGVWRLAGSQRDNDRWCPPSPDGPRSAGWREHPDQRRRFPFDAREDERGYRRQRSGSGSFEDERDSLPEWCLEDADEEAGTFDSSGAFLSLKKASKEPIPEEAELDFKPLEECEEGLEEADTSPRDTKETEKEAKREADRKEFARVSEEAPAVHPPVASAALESHPPAQSLSPSHPHRTEESERPAERQPPLELPPEPCKAPMRVPMSTSILESLPMTHVSSALPEVSAPSSSVHLPQQKPMEVPMVMSNPSPFTSSILAPISRPTIMPHDTDEDEGLKHFEQEAEKMVAYLQDSGVDDDRLTAKTSEKPKPAGLPLTHEAALKWFYKDPQGEIQGPFSNQEMSEWFQAGYFTMSLLVKRGCDEVFQPLGEIMKIWGRVPFSPGPAPPPLQSDGDQERLKRQQELTALNLYQLQQLQYQYLLRQQYAQAMAQQKALVLNSAPLQQQQQHQQQINHLLQQYQALKISASDSLLPPVTRSLSVPDSGSVWEMQNPSSQASCTPNLQQAAASTWEGSSVWDLPIDSMAQAPTIEQMQQFEKAKSAKLELERREAEMRAKREEEERKRLEEALRARQEEERKRREEEELARQKQEEALRRQRELEEAQRRQKEEEERLAQEEALQKLEERRREEEEKQKREEFLRKQEEEQRKQEELEALRRHEEEKRAEEEAAAAAAAAAAAAAAALAQQQEEQKRREQEAQRHQELQRQRQQQQEALRRLQQQQQQQQQLAQIKLPSSSKWGQQSTNTLNPAQNALSLAEIQKLEEERERLTLEEQRRQQQEHLKQQQQAALQQAQQSHAKLSGWGNVAKQPAMTKSLLEIQREEAQQMKQRKEQPHHPHPVATQQARPQNRTPSLSNSVWGSVNTSTNWGSDPSSIWGDTHNSNMGFWDEAVKEAVQQPPQNKKGNSQKNNKGNANLSNSLSGRSSKKVEEEEKLLKLFQGVSKSQQDTFMQWCEQTLHTLNTANNLDVPTFASFLKEVDSPYEVHDYVRAYLGDTPESKDFAKQFLERRAKQNANQQKQAPSNQQLAKQQQQQQQKDSVWGGTGPSTIYQSNHMSSQQQQRFETVTSGKKKKKQKMVRADPSLLGFSVNASSERLNMGEIETLEDF from the exons atggccgaAACCCAGACGCTTAACTTTGGACCAGAATG gCTCCGTGCCCTGTCCGGAGGCGGTGGCGGTGGCGGCAGCGGCGGTGGCGGCAGCGGCAGTGGACTCGGTGGAGTCAGTGGAAGCAGCAGCCTCATTGCCTCTCCACCCCTCTCACCTGCGTTGCCAAAGTATAAACTCGCAGACTATCGCTACGGGAGAGAAGAAATGCTAGCACTTTATGTAAAGGATAACAAG ATCCCTATAGACCTACATGATAAGGAGTTCCTGTCCATACTGCAAGAGGAACCCTTACCACCTCTGGCACTTGTGTCTTTTACAGAGGAGGAACAG agaaaCTTTTCCATGTCTGTAAACAGCGCAGCTGTACTTCGGCTGACAGGGCGGGGAGGCGGACCGATAGCCGGGGCGCCGAGGGGCCGAAGTACATCAAGAGGTAGAG GTCGGGGAAGAGGTGACGGAGGCTTTTACCAAAGAAGTTTTGACGACGTGGAGGGTTTTGGGCGCGGAGTGCGAGAAATGCATCGCTCTCAAAGCTGGGAAGAAAG GGGGGAGAGACGATTTGAAAAGCCAGGACGAAAAGATCCAG AAGCTGCTCCAGGACATTTTCCGATGAATCACA TTCGAGGCGCTTACGAGGACGGCGGGGCGGGACTGCCGAGGAAGCACGACTTTACGCGCTCAGAGAGCGAGAACTGGCGCACTTCTCGCGATGATCAGAACGGTGAGGATGATGAGGGGGTCTGGCGCCTGGCAGGTTCTCAACGGGACAATGACCGGTGGTGCCCCCCGAGCCCAG ACGGGCCTCGGTCGGCAGGGTGGCGGGAACACCCGGACCAGCGTCGGCGTTTCCCGTTCGACGCGCGGGAAGACGAGCGCGGCTACAGGAGGCAGAGGTCGGGCAGCGGCAGCTTTGAGGACGAGAGGGACAGCTTGCCCGAGTGGTGTCTGGAGGACGCAGACGAAGAAGCGGGCACATTCGACTCCTCGGGGGCATTTCTGTCTCTAAAG AAAGCATCAAAGGAGCCGATCCCAGAAGAAGCAGAGCTCGACTTCAAACCCTTGGAGGAGTGTGAAGAGGGCCTGGAGGAGGCGGACACGTCGCCCAGGGACAccaaagagacagaaaaggagGCCAAAAGAGAAGCTGACAGAAAAG agtttGCCAGAGTCTCGGAAGAGGCTCCAGCTGTTCATCCACCTGTTGCCTCGGCGGCCTTGGAATCCCATCCCCCGGCGCAGAGTTTATCCCCCAGCCACCCCCACAGGACGGAGGAGTCCGAGAGACCGGCCGAGCGCCAGCCGCCCCTTGAGCTCCCGCCAGAGCCGTGCAAAGCGCCCATGCGTGTCCCGATGTCCACAAGCATTTTGGAGTCTCTACCCATGACCCACGTTTCCAGCGCCCTGCCAG AGGTGTCTGCTCCATCATCATCGGTTCATCTACCACAGCAGAAGCCCATGGAGGTCCCTATGGTCATGAGCAATCCCTCACCCTTCACATCAAGCATATTAGCACCTATAAGCAGGCCCACCATTATGCCACACGACACCGACGAAGACGAGGGACTAAAACACTTTGAGCAA GAGGCAGAAAAGATGGTAGCGTACCTACAAGACAGCGGCGTGGACGATGACAGACTGACCGCGAAGACGTCAGAAAAGCCCAAGCCTGCAGGCCTGCCTCTGACCCACGAAGCAGCCCTCAAGTGGTTTTACAAAGACCCGCAGGGGGAGATACAGG GTCCGTTCAGCAATCAGGAGATGTCGGAGTGGTTTCAGGCTGGTTATTTCACCATGTCGTTGTTGGTCAAAAGAGGCTGCGATGAAGTGTTTCAGCCTCTGGGAGAGATCATGAAGATTTGGGGGAGGGTGCCATTTTCTCCAGGCCCTGCACCTCCACCCCTACAA TCTGATGGTGACCAGGAAAGGTTGAAAAGGCAGCAGGAGCTCACCGCCCTCAACCTTTACCAGTTACAGCAGCTCCAATATCAATACCTCCTCAG GCAGCAATATGCCCAGGCTATGGCCCAGCAGAAAGCTTTAGTTCTTAACTCAGCTcctcttcagcagcagcagcagcaccaacaGCAGATAAACCACCTTCTACAGCAATACCAAGCTCTGAAGATAAG CGCTTCAGATAGTCTTCTACCTCCCGTGACTCGATCCCTGTCTGTACCAGACTCTGGTTCTGTGTGGGAAATGCAGAACCCATCCTCTCAGGCTTCCTGCACACCAAACCTCCAACAAGCTGCCGCAAGCA CATGGGAAGGCAGCAGCGTCTGGGATTTGCCGATAGACTCAATGGCGCAGGCTCCGACGATCGAGCAGATGCAGCAGTTTGAGAAGGCCAAGTCTGCAAAG ctggagctggagcggCGCGAGGCAGAAATGAGAGCGAAACGGGAGGAAGAAGAGCGGAAACGCTTGGAGGAGGCTCTCAGGGCTcggcaggaggaggagcggaAACGacgggaagaggaggagctggcGCGACAGAAACAG GAGGAGGCTTTGAGGCGGCAAAGGGAACTAGAGGAGGCGCAGCGTaggcaaaaagaagaagaggagaggctggCGCAGGAGGAAGCACTCCAAAAATTAGAAGAAAGGCGgagggaagaggaagagaaacagaaacgGGAAGAGTTCCTTCGTAAACAA gaagaggagcagagaaagcaggAAGAACTAGAAGCATTAAGGAGGCATGAGGAGGAGAAACGGGCAGAGGAAGAGGCAGCCGCCGccgcagcagctgctgcagctgccgccgccgccgctcttGCACAACAACAGGAGGAGCAAAAAAGAAGAGAGCAGGAGGCCCAAAGAcaccaggagctgcagagacagcgacagcagcagcaggaggccCTCAGacggctgcagcagcaacagcagcagcagcagcagcttgcaCAAATAAAG CTTCCATCTTCTTCTAAGTGGGGGCAGCAATCAACCAACACTCTAAACCCGGCTCAGAACGCCCTGTCGCTGGCCGAGATCCAGAAACTCGAGGAGGAGAGGGAACGACTGACGCTGGAGGAG CAGAGACGTCAGCAGCAAGAGcacctgaagcagcagcagcaggcggcCCTGCAGCAGGCTCAGCAGTCCCACGCCAAGCTGTCCGGCTGGGGCAACGTGGCCAAACAGCCCGCCATGACCAAGTCTCTGCTGGAGATCCAGAGGGAAGAAGCCCAGCAGATGAAGCAGCGGAAGGAGCAGCCGCACCATCCGCACCCCGTCGCCACCCAACAGGCCCGACCGCAAAACCGAACC CCGTCACTCAGTAACTCGGTATGGGGGTCTGTCAACACCAGCACCAACTGGGGCTCAGATCCCAGCAGCATCTGGGGCGACACCCACAACTCAAACATGGGCTTCTGGGACGAAGCCGTGAAGGAGGCGGTCCAGCAGCCCCCCCAGAACAAAAAAGGCAACTCTCAGAAGAACAATAAGGGCAACGCCAACCTCAG TAACTCTCTGAGTGGGCGAAGCAGCAAGAAAgtagaagaggaggagaagctgctgaagTTGTTCCAAGGCGTCAGTAAGAGCCAGCAGGACACCTTCATGCAGTGGTGCGAGCAAACGCTGCACACGCTCAACACCGCCAACAACCTGGATG TTCCTACGTTTGCATCCTTCTTGAAGGAGGTGGACTCCCCGTACGAGGTGCACGACTACGTCAGGGCCTACTTGGGAGACACCCCCGAGTCCAAGGACTTTGCCAAGCAGTTCCTCGAACGCCGTGCCAAACAGAACGCCAACCAACAGAAGCAGGCGCCATCGAACCAACAGCTCgccaagcagcagcagcagcagcagcag aagGACTCAGTGTGGGGCGGAACCGGACCCTCGACAATCTACCAGTCGAACCACATgagcagccagcagcagcagcggttTGAGACGGTCACCtcagggaagaagaagaagaagcagaagatgGTGCGAGCAGACCCCAGCCTTTTAG GTTTTTCTGTCAACGCGTCGTCCGAGAGGCTGAATATGGGAGAAATCGAGACTCTGGAGGACTTTTAA
- the gigyf2 gene encoding GRB10-interacting GYF protein 2 isoform X8, producing the protein MAETQTLNFGPEWLRALSGGGGGGGSGGGGSGSGLGGVSGSSSLIASPPLSPALPKYKLADYRYGREEMLALYVKDNKIPIDLHDKEFLSILQEEPLPPLALVSFTEEEQRNFSMSVNSAAVLRLTGRGGGPIAGAPRGRSTSRGRGRGRGDGGFYQRSFDDVEGFGRGVREMHRSQSWEERGERRFEKPGRKDPEAAPGHFPMNHNGPRSAGWREHPDQRRRFPFDAREDERGYRRQRSGSGSFEDERDSLPEWCLEDADEEAGTFDSSGAFLSLKKASKEPIPEEAELDFKPLEECEEGLEEADTSPRDTKETEKEAKREADRKEFARVSEEAPAVHPPVASAALESHPPAQSLSPSHPHRTEESERPAERQPPLELPPEPCKAPMRVPMSTSILESLPMTHVSSALPEVSAPSSSVHLPQQKPMEVPMVMSNPSPFTSSILAPISRPTIMPHDTDEDEGLKHFEQEAEKMVAYLQDSGVDDDRLTAKTSEKPKPAGLPLTHEAALKWFYKDPQGEIQGPFSNQEMSEWFQAGYFTMSLLVKRGCDEVFQPLGEIMKIWGRVPFSPGPAPPPLQSDGDQERLKRQQELTALNLYQLQQLQYQYLLRQQYAQAMAQQKALVLNSAPLQQQQQHQQQINHLLQQYQALKISASDSLLPPVTRSLSVPDSGSVWEMQNPSSQASCTPNLQQAAASTWEGSSVWDLPIDSMAQAPTIEQMQQFEKAKSAKLELERREAEMRAKREEEERKRLEEALRARQEEERKRREEEELARQKQEEALRRQRELEEAQRRQKEEEERLAQEEALQKLEERRREEEEKQKREEFLRKQEEEQRKQEELEALRRHEEEKRAEEEAAAAAAAAAAAAAAALAQQQEEQKRREQEAQRHQELQRQRQQQQEALRRLQQQQQQQQQLAQIKLPSSSKWGQQSTNTLNPAQNALSLAEIQKLEEERERLTLEEQRRQQQEHLKQQQQAALQQAQQSHAKLSGWGNVAKQPAMTKSLLEIQREEAQQMKQRKEQPHHPHPVATQQARPQNRTPSLSNSVWGSVNTSTNWGSDPSSIWGDTHNSNMGFWDEAVKEAVQQPPQNKKGNSQKNNKGNANLSNSLSGRSSKKVEEEEKLLKLFQGVSKSQQDTFMQWCEQTLHTLNTANNLDVPTFASFLKEVDSPYEVHDYVRAYLGDTPESKDFAKQFLERRAKQNANQQKQAPSNQQLAKQQQQQQQKDSVWGGTGPSTIYQSNHMSSQQQQRFETVTSGKKKKKQKMVRADPSLLGFSVNASSERLNMGEIETLEDF; encoded by the exons atggccgaAACCCAGACGCTTAACTTTGGACCAGAATG gCTCCGTGCCCTGTCCGGAGGCGGTGGCGGTGGCGGCAGCGGCGGTGGCGGCAGCGGCAGTGGACTCGGTGGAGTCAGTGGAAGCAGCAGCCTCATTGCCTCTCCACCCCTCTCACCTGCGTTGCCAAAGTATAAACTCGCAGACTATCGCTACGGGAGAGAAGAAATGCTAGCACTTTATGTAAAGGATAACAAG ATCCCTATAGACCTACATGATAAGGAGTTCCTGTCCATACTGCAAGAGGAACCCTTACCACCTCTGGCACTTGTGTCTTTTACAGAGGAGGAACAG agaaaCTTTTCCATGTCTGTAAACAGCGCAGCTGTACTTCGGCTGACAGGGCGGGGAGGCGGACCGATAGCCGGGGCGCCGAGGGGCCGAAGTACATCAAGAGGTAGAG GTCGGGGAAGAGGTGACGGAGGCTTTTACCAAAGAAGTTTTGACGACGTGGAGGGTTTTGGGCGCGGAGTGCGAGAAATGCATCGCTCTCAAAGCTGGGAAGAAAG GGGGGAGAGACGATTTGAAAAGCCAGGACGAAAAGATCCAG AAGCTGCTCCAGGACATTTTCCGATGAATCACA ACGGGCCTCGGTCGGCAGGGTGGCGGGAACACCCGGACCAGCGTCGGCGTTTCCCGTTCGACGCGCGGGAAGACGAGCGCGGCTACAGGAGGCAGAGGTCGGGCAGCGGCAGCTTTGAGGACGAGAGGGACAGCTTGCCCGAGTGGTGTCTGGAGGACGCAGACGAAGAAGCGGGCACATTCGACTCCTCGGGGGCATTTCTGTCTCTAAAG AAAGCATCAAAGGAGCCGATCCCAGAAGAAGCAGAGCTCGACTTCAAACCCTTGGAGGAGTGTGAAGAGGGCCTGGAGGAGGCGGACACGTCGCCCAGGGACAccaaagagacagaaaaggagGCCAAAAGAGAAGCTGACAGAAAAG agtttGCCAGAGTCTCGGAAGAGGCTCCAGCTGTTCATCCACCTGTTGCCTCGGCGGCCTTGGAATCCCATCCCCCGGCGCAGAGTTTATCCCCCAGCCACCCCCACAGGACGGAGGAGTCCGAGAGACCGGCCGAGCGCCAGCCGCCCCTTGAGCTCCCGCCAGAGCCGTGCAAAGCGCCCATGCGTGTCCCGATGTCCACAAGCATTTTGGAGTCTCTACCCATGACCCACGTTTCCAGCGCCCTGCCAG AGGTGTCTGCTCCATCATCATCGGTTCATCTACCACAGCAGAAGCCCATGGAGGTCCCTATGGTCATGAGCAATCCCTCACCCTTCACATCAAGCATATTAGCACCTATAAGCAGGCCCACCATTATGCCACACGACACCGACGAAGACGAGGGACTAAAACACTTTGAGCAA GAGGCAGAAAAGATGGTAGCGTACCTACAAGACAGCGGCGTGGACGATGACAGACTGACCGCGAAGACGTCAGAAAAGCCCAAGCCTGCAGGCCTGCCTCTGACCCACGAAGCAGCCCTCAAGTGGTTTTACAAAGACCCGCAGGGGGAGATACAGG GTCCGTTCAGCAATCAGGAGATGTCGGAGTGGTTTCAGGCTGGTTATTTCACCATGTCGTTGTTGGTCAAAAGAGGCTGCGATGAAGTGTTTCAGCCTCTGGGAGAGATCATGAAGATTTGGGGGAGGGTGCCATTTTCTCCAGGCCCTGCACCTCCACCCCTACAA TCTGATGGTGACCAGGAAAGGTTGAAAAGGCAGCAGGAGCTCACCGCCCTCAACCTTTACCAGTTACAGCAGCTCCAATATCAATACCTCCTCAG GCAGCAATATGCCCAGGCTATGGCCCAGCAGAAAGCTTTAGTTCTTAACTCAGCTcctcttcagcagcagcagcagcaccaacaGCAGATAAACCACCTTCTACAGCAATACCAAGCTCTGAAGATAAG CGCTTCAGATAGTCTTCTACCTCCCGTGACTCGATCCCTGTCTGTACCAGACTCTGGTTCTGTGTGGGAAATGCAGAACCCATCCTCTCAGGCTTCCTGCACACCAAACCTCCAACAAGCTGCCGCAAGCA CATGGGAAGGCAGCAGCGTCTGGGATTTGCCGATAGACTCAATGGCGCAGGCTCCGACGATCGAGCAGATGCAGCAGTTTGAGAAGGCCAAGTCTGCAAAG ctggagctggagcggCGCGAGGCAGAAATGAGAGCGAAACGGGAGGAAGAAGAGCGGAAACGCTTGGAGGAGGCTCTCAGGGCTcggcaggaggaggagcggaAACGacgggaagaggaggagctggcGCGACAGAAACAG GAGGAGGCTTTGAGGCGGCAAAGGGAACTAGAGGAGGCGCAGCGTaggcaaaaagaagaagaggagaggctggCGCAGGAGGAAGCACTCCAAAAATTAGAAGAAAGGCGgagggaagaggaagagaaacagaaacgGGAAGAGTTCCTTCGTAAACAA gaagaggagcagagaaagcaggAAGAACTAGAAGCATTAAGGAGGCATGAGGAGGAGAAACGGGCAGAGGAAGAGGCAGCCGCCGccgcagcagctgctgcagctgccgccgccgccgctcttGCACAACAACAGGAGGAGCAAAAAAGAAGAGAGCAGGAGGCCCAAAGAcaccaggagctgcagagacagcgacagcagcagcaggaggccCTCAGacggctgcagcagcaacagcagcagcagcagcagcttgcaCAAATAAAG CTTCCATCTTCTTCTAAGTGGGGGCAGCAATCAACCAACACTCTAAACCCGGCTCAGAACGCCCTGTCGCTGGCCGAGATCCAGAAACTCGAGGAGGAGAGGGAACGACTGACGCTGGAGGAG CAGAGACGTCAGCAGCAAGAGcacctgaagcagcagcagcaggcggcCCTGCAGCAGGCTCAGCAGTCCCACGCCAAGCTGTCCGGCTGGGGCAACGTGGCCAAACAGCCCGCCATGACCAAGTCTCTGCTGGAGATCCAGAGGGAAGAAGCCCAGCAGATGAAGCAGCGGAAGGAGCAGCCGCACCATCCGCACCCCGTCGCCACCCAACAGGCCCGACCGCAAAACCGAACC CCGTCACTCAGTAACTCGGTATGGGGGTCTGTCAACACCAGCACCAACTGGGGCTCAGATCCCAGCAGCATCTGGGGCGACACCCACAACTCAAACATGGGCTTCTGGGACGAAGCCGTGAAGGAGGCGGTCCAGCAGCCCCCCCAGAACAAAAAAGGCAACTCTCAGAAGAACAATAAGGGCAACGCCAACCTCAG TAACTCTCTGAGTGGGCGAAGCAGCAAGAAAgtagaagaggaggagaagctgctgaagTTGTTCCAAGGCGTCAGTAAGAGCCAGCAGGACACCTTCATGCAGTGGTGCGAGCAAACGCTGCACACGCTCAACACCGCCAACAACCTGGATG TTCCTACGTTTGCATCCTTCTTGAAGGAGGTGGACTCCCCGTACGAGGTGCACGACTACGTCAGGGCCTACTTGGGAGACACCCCCGAGTCCAAGGACTTTGCCAAGCAGTTCCTCGAACGCCGTGCCAAACAGAACGCCAACCAACAGAAGCAGGCGCCATCGAACCAACAGCTCgccaagcagcagcagcagcagcagcag aagGACTCAGTGTGGGGCGGAACCGGACCCTCGACAATCTACCAGTCGAACCACATgagcagccagcagcagcagcggttTGAGACGGTCACCtcagggaagaagaagaagaagcagaagatgGTGCGAGCAGACCCCAGCCTTTTAG GTTTTTCTGTCAACGCGTCGTCCGAGAGGCTGAATATGGGAGAAATCGAGACTCTGGAGGACTTTTAA